In one window of Motacilla alba alba isolate MOTALB_02 unplaced genomic scaffold, Motacilla_alba_V1.0_pri HiC_scaffold_28, whole genome shotgun sequence DNA:
- the LOC119696432 gene encoding olfactory receptor 14J1-like, whose product MSNSSSIRHFLLLPLADTRQLQLLHFCLFLSISLAALLGNGLIISAVACGHHLHTPMFFFLLNLALSDLGSICTTVPKAMHNSLWDTRDITYSGCAAQVFFFAFFMSAEFSLLTAMSYDRYVSICKPLHYGTLLGSRACAHMAAAAWASGFLNALMHTANTFSLPLCQGNALGQFFCEIPQILKLSCSHSKLREVWLIVLSALLYFGCFVFMVFSYVQIFRAVLRIPSEQGRHKAFSTCLPHLVVLSLFLSTAAFAHLKPPSISSPSLDLALSVLYSVVPPALNSLIYSLRNQELKAAVWRLMTGCFQKH is encoded by the coding sequence atgtccaacagcagctccatcaggcacttcctcctgctgccattggcagacacgcggcagctgcagctcctgcacttctgcctcttcctcagcatctccctggctgccctcctgggcaacggcctcatcatcagcgccgtagcctgcggccaccacctgcacacgcccatgttcttcttcctgctcaacctggccctcagcgacctgggctccatctgcaccactgtccccaaagccatgcacaattccctctgggacaccagggacaTCACCTActcaggatgtgctgcacaggtatttttctttgcctttttcatgTCAGCAGAATTTTCCCTTCTCACCGCCATGAGCtacgaccgctacgtgtccatctgcaaacccctgcactacgggaccctcctgggcagcagagcttgtgcccacatggcagcagctgcctgggccagtggcTTTCTCAATGCTCTCATGCACAcggccaatacattttccctgcccctgtgccagggcaatgccctgggccagttcttctgtgaaatcccacagatcctcaagctctcctgctcacacTCCAAACTCAGGGAAGTTTGGCTCATTGTGCTAAGTGCTCTTCTatattttggttgttttgtgttcatggttttctcctatgtgcagatcttcagggccgtgctgaggatcccctctgagcagggacggcacaaagccttttccacctgcctccctcacctggtcgtgctctccctgttcctcagcactgcagcatttgCCCACCTGAAGCCgccctccatctcctccccatccctggacctggccctgtcagttctgtactcggTGGTGCCTCCAGCTCTGAACtccctcatctacagcctgaggaaccaggagctcaaggctgcagtgtggagactgatgactggatgctttcagaAACACTAA